GGAATACGAGTACACTAGCGACCTATACAGAATCAGTATTCACAGGAGGAGCAGTGTTGCAAGGTTCGCTGAAGTCATTGGGTTCACCATCTTACGAAAGCAAGAAAAGCTAGCAATGTTTCTTCAAGAATATTACTCACAATCCTCCGAAAATAATTACCACAGAAAATAAATGTATAGCGGGGGGAGGATTTGAACCTCCGACCTCCGGGTTATGAGCCCGGCGGGCACTCCTAGCTGCCCCACCCCGCTGCGAGACCCAATACTAACTCTCAGCATTGGCTTTATAAACTTTACGCACAAAAGTGGACATTTAAAAGTCCTAATTTAACTTAATAATCCAAAAACCCTAAAGTCCTCTTTGCCATCCTATCCTGGGGATGAGAATGAGGATCGAAGACGTTTACATATGGGACATAAACGCTAAGTGGCTTGGGATAACTCCTTTCCAGCTAATGGAAAATGCAGGGGCCGGGGTTGCTAGAGTTATAGAGGAGAGATTTGGGAAGGGCCTTAAGATAGCTGTCTTCTGTGGAACTGGGAATAACGGAGGGGATGGGTTCGTTGCTGCAAGACACCTAAGTTTTGAGAATGATGTTACGGTCTTCCTTGTGGGGGATGAAGCAAAGATAAGGAGCGAAGAGGCTAAGCTTAACTGGGGCATACTCAAGAACCTTGAATTTGTAAAGGTAAAGGTACTAAAAGATTCAAGTCAGATAAAAGATTTGGACTTATCTAGTTTTAATGTAATAGTTGACGCTCTCCTTGGAGCTGGAACGAAGGGTGAACCCAGGGAACCGATAAAGTCAGCGATAGAGAAGATAAACGAATACTCCGGGAAGGCTAAGATTGTAAGTATTGACTTACCAAGCGGATATCCTTCCGAGGTAAGGGTAGAGTGTGATTTAGCAATTACATTTCAGTGGGATAAGGAAGAGTTCAGGGACTTTGAGAGGATCATAGTGAAGATAGGATATCCCAGGGAGCTGTACCACTTGGTAGGGCCAGCCCACGTCAAATTTGCGTTCAAGAGGAAAGGCGAACATAAGGGCCAGAATGGGAAGTTGCTCATCATAGGAGGTAGCGAAAACTATTATGGAGCTCCATACTTAGCTGCTAAAGCCGCAAGTTATCTCGTTGATCTTGTGTTCCTCCTAACTCCAGAGAGGGTCGCAAAGAAAATTACCGACCCCAATCTAATCATTAGAGAAGTTAGGGGTGAAAACCTAACGGCAAGACATGTAGAAGAGGCGTTGAAACTTGCTGAGAAAGTTGATGCTATAGTCCTGGGGCCGGGGATAGGAATAAATGAGGCAACAAAGGCTTTCGTTTCTGAATTCCTGGAGAAAGTGAATAAGCCTATCGTGATAGATGCAGACGGCCTTAAGATAGTGGCCGAACATAAGGAGTCATTAAAGGGCAAGGCTTTCGTGTTAACACCTCACTCAGGAGAGTTCTACACTCTTTTTGGGGTCAAGCCCGAGGGTTCTCTTGAGGAAAGGGCTAAACTTGTAATGGAAAAAGCCAAAGAAATTGAAGGAACGATACTCCTAAAGGGGCCAATTGACATTATAAGCGATGGAAATGGATGGTACTACAATAAAACTGGAAACAAGGGCATGACAACTGGGGGAACTGGAGACGTTTTAGCTGGAACCGTTGGAGCGTTCTTGGCTTTAGGCAATAACCCTCTAAGAGCAGCTCAAGCTGCCGCATTTCTCGTTGGGTACGCTGGAGATCTTCTAAAAGAAGAGAAAGAAGAGGCGTATACGGCAATTGATGTTGCGGAAAAGATACCAAGGGCATTAAAAGATGTTATAGGGTTTTAGTCCATAAGCCTGTACAGTTCGTTCCAGTAGATATCCCGAAGCCATTGAACGTCCTTTGTAACTTTTTCATTGTTTATATCTAACTCAAATTCTTTCCCGCCGATACGTCCAACAACTTCAACTGGGAGAACTCTCCGAACTTTCTCTAAGCTCTCCTCTGGGAACGTTATAACATACCTCCCATGGCTTTCACTAAATGCGAAGTCTACTGGCTTTAAGTTAGTCTTAATTTTGACAGAAACCCCAACGTTGAACCACGTGCTAATCTCTGCCAAAGCCACTGCGATTCCACCCTTTGATACATCGTGAACAAAGGATACCAGCGAACTCTCGATGAGTTCAAGAACTCCGTAGGCGTTCCTTCTTTCTCTCTCAAGGTCAACCCTCGGTGCTACTCCCTTGCTGATTCCCAGAATCCTGTACAGCTCGGAACCACCAAGCTCCTTCTTAGTTTCTCCCACGACGGCGATGAGATCTCCTCTCCTGGGACCTTTAGGGATTACTTCAAGTTTAACCTTTCCAAGGCCAGCTACAACTGGAGTCGGTTTTATTGGCTTATCCACAACCTCATTGTAAAAGCTGACGTTCCCACTTATGTAAGCTAGGTTGAAAGCTTTAGCTGCATCAGCTAAACCCCTCACGGTCTCGGCAAAGGCCCAGTAAACTTCGGGTCTTTCGGGAGAGGCAAAGTTCAAGTTATCGATTAATGCCATGGGTCTAGCTCCAACACTAACGAGATTCCTCACGACTTCGGCAACCGCCCCCATGGCTCCGTGATAGGGGTTTAGATAGCTGTGCCTGGGATTGCCATCGGCAACAAAGGCTAGGCCATATTCATCGTTTATCTTCAAAACTGCGGCATCAAATCCAGGCTTTACAACGGTTCTTCCCTGAACTTCATGGTCATACTGCTCCCAAATCCACCTCTTTGCTATAATGTTCGGACTCCTCCAAACCCTATCGAAGGCTTCTTCCAAGGAAATTTGGGGAGTTTCAACGTCCTCCTCAATCTTATACTTTTTCAAGGGCCATTTAATCGTGGGGACGTCAGTGAGGAGATCAATGGGAAGATCTGCAACCTTCTCGCCCTTCCAGTAGACGATAAAGCGGGGCTCCTCTATAGTTTCTCCCACAACAGCCCACTCAAGCCCATATTTCTCAAATATCTTCCCCAGGATTTCAACGTCCTCAGGCCTTATCGCAAAGAGCATCCTCTCTTGGCTCTCGGAAATCATAACCTCAACGACATTCATTCCAGGCTCCCTCAAGGGAATCCTGTCGGCGTATATTATTGCCCCAAAGCCCTTCTTCCCGGCCATCTCGGAGGCGGCGCAGGTTAAGCCGCCACCACCCAAGTCCTTCAATGCCTTAACTTTACCCGTGTACACGACTTCAAGAGTTGCCTCTATCAACAATTTTTCAGTGAAGGGATCGGGGATCTGGACGGCGGAGCGATCCTCTTCCTCAGCATTTTCACTAAGTTCTTCGCTAGCGAACGTAACTCCGTGAATTCCATCCCTCCCAGTTCTATTACCTACCAACACGAGCTTTAATCCAGCCTCAGTAACGTAGCTGTGAACTAAGTGCTCTGGTCTCATTATTCCTATACAGGCCACATTTACGAGTGTGTAATTATCTAAGCTCTCATCAAACTCCGTCTCTCCTCCAACGGTCGGAACGCCAATTCTATTACCGTAATCAGCTATACCTTTAACCACGTACTCGAAAAGGTATCTGTTCCTGTCGTTCTCAAGGGGCCCAAATCTTATCGGGTCTAATAACGCTATGGGCCTAGCCCCCATACAAAGGACATCCCTGACAATCCCACCAACTCCAGTTGCGGCCCCACCGTAAGGTTCAACGGCGGAGGGATGATTGTGACTCTCTATTCCGGCAACTATCCAAGTTTCATCATCGAACTTTATTATCCCGGCATCTTCTCCTGGGCCAAGAATTACGTGCTCGTTCTTCGTGGGCAGAAGCTTGAGCCAAGGCCTACTTGATTTGTAAGATGCATGCTCGCTCCACATTACTTCAAGCATTGCCCACTCAAGTTCATTTGGTTCCCTACCTAGCCTCTCACGAATGTACTTTTCCTCGTGCGGGAACATAAAAATCACCTCTTAACCCACTCTACCATGCTTCTAAACACCCTAAGCCCGTCCTCGCTTCCCAGGAACCTGTCACTTGCCCTTTCAGGATGAGGCATCATTCCTAAAACGTTGCCCTTCTCATTGCTTATCCCGGCTATGTTCAAGACTGATCCATTGGGATTCGTATCTTCGGTTATGTTTCCCTTCTCATCACTATACTGGAAGACCACCCTAACCTTTGAGGGGTCATCAATGTAATAGTTACCCTCAGCGTGAGCTATCGGCATCCTGATGACCTCCTCCGGCTCGTAGAGCCGTGTAAATGCCGTGTTGGTATCAACTACCTTAAGGTAAACCCATCTGCAGATGAACCTCGGGATCTTGTTCGGTCTTAAGGCACCAGGCAAAATCCCCGATTCAGTTAGAACCTGAAAGCCATTGCATATTCCAAGGACGGGCCTTCCCTCCTCTACGAACTCCCTAACTTCCTCCATTATCCTCTGCCTTGCCGCGATTGCTCCGGCTCTTAAATAATCAGCGTAGCTGAAGCCTCCCGGAAGAACAACGCCATCATAGTCCTTTATTGACTCCTGATACCAAACTCTCTCAGCCTTTCCTCCCGCCTTCCTTATGGCCTCGACTGTTTCAAAGTCACAGTTCGTTCCTGGAAAGACTATAACTGCGAACCTGGGCATCTCATTTCACCGGCTCAATTGTGTACTCCCAAGTGTGGATCAGGGGATTTGCAAGTAACCTTTTGCACATCTCTTCTACTTCTTTCTCAGGCCTCTCGCTCTCTAGGGTAAACTCAAAGCACTTAGGAACCCTAAGATCCTCAACCTTGTAGCCAAGGTTCCTGAGTGCGTTGCCTATAACCCTCCCTTCTGGATCATTTAATCCCTCCTTCAGCCTGACGAGAACCCTAACCCTCCACTTCACCCATATCACCTTGGCATGAATATGTAAAAATTAGAAGTTTTTAAGGATTATTTACACATAGAAATGTCAATTCAGCACCTAAAGCTTCAAGTGCAAACAAACTCAAACATCAAAAATTAGTGAAGAAGAGATATCAGCTCTTCCACCTAGGATTGTCAACTACCTTAACTTCGCCGTCCTCTTCTATAACGATCTTGCTGAATCCTTTCTCTGCTATCGTCCCATAGTCATGTCCTGCATCGGCCGGGTAAATCGCGAGAAATATGAACGGTTCATCTCCAGTGTTAACTGTTCTATGAGCCCAGTAAGGGGGGACGTAGACTACAGTCCCAGGTTCCATTGGAATCCATCTCGCTTCTCCTTCTGGAGTTTGGAGGAGCATGCCTCCTTTACCCTTTAGTGCAACGTAAACTTCAGCCCTATCTTTTTTGGCATGAAAATGCCCCTTGGTGAAGAAGAACTCCTTACCGACTTTCCCTGGGTATAAAACAGTGGTTGCAAAGTTCAAGTCACCCTCCTTCTCCTCCTGCTCCACCGCATAAACTTCGTAAACCACAGGATCATCATCCTTGACCATTTCCTCCCAGGCTTTCTCATCCAAGAAGTATCCCTTCATGTCGCTTAATCTTCTCACGGACTTCTTGGCCCCAGGAATTATCCCAGTTTTAAAGTCTACCTTTACGCCAAGCGGCTCCTTGTACATCTTCACCACCATGGGTGTCTTCTCTCTTCGTCTTTTTCACCTTTTCCATTTCTCCCTGCATGTAACTAACAAAGCCTAGAAGGGAAAGCATGCTACCTGCTATCATTGTAATGAAGCCTATTGGAGACAGCCATGAATAGGGATATGAATACCCAAGGATTGCAAGCTTGTACGTTACCATTCCATCGGTAGTTATTGCCGGAAAGTCATGTAAACCGGTAATTGTCCTACTATTGTTCTTAAGTTCAAAGTTGTAGTACTTGCCTTCCCATGATACAGAAACGTTGGCGTTTGCTGAATAGAGGGTTAAATTGGCATCAATTATCTTTACTATCTGTTTGTCATAAAGAAAGTGCGTTCCTGGGCTTAAATCACCAGAAAGCTCTTTGCTAATAATTTTGCCTTGCAAGGCAATGAATGCTAAGCCTAATGAAAGAAATAGTAGAAGGAGACCGGCAAGTATAGTCGGATACCTTAGACCTTTAATGATCCCCATGGTCATTTCCTCATATCTTTCCAGCTAGGTGGCATTCGACCCAGTGGTTGTGGGAGTATTCTATCATTTGGGGTTCTTTCTTGTCGCACAAGCCCTTCTGGAAGTACACGCATCTTGGGTGGAACCTACAGCCTGGCGGTATGTTTACAGCACTTGGCACTTCACCCTTGATTGGGAGTTCCTTAATGACGTCCTTCCTTGAGGGGTCAGGTTCGGGGACTGCAGTGAGGAGAGCCCTAGTGTACGGGTGAATTGGATTGTCAATGACTTCCTTAGCCGGACCCATCTCAACAATCCTTCCGAGGTACATCACCGCAATCCAGTCAGCAAAGTACCTTGCAGTCGAGAGGTCGTGTGTAATGTAAAGGTACGTAACCCCCATCTTCTCCTTCAACTCCTTCATCAACTCAAGAATTTCCGCCCTAATTGAAACATCAAGCATTGACACTGGCTCATCCGCAACTATGAATGTTGGGTTAAGGATA
This is a stretch of genomic DNA from Pyrococcus kukulkanii. It encodes these proteins:
- a CDS encoding NAD(P)H-hydrate dehydratase, with translation MRIEDVYIWDINAKWLGITPFQLMENAGAGVARVIEERFGKGLKIAVFCGTGNNGGDGFVAARHLSFENDVTVFLVGDEAKIRSEEAKLNWGILKNLEFVKVKVLKDSSQIKDLDLSSFNVIVDALLGAGTKGEPREPIKSAIEKINEYSGKAKIVSIDLPSGYPSEVRVECDLAITFQWDKEEFRDFERIIVKIGYPRELYHLVGPAHVKFAFKRKGEHKGQNGKLLIIGGSENYYGAPYLAAKAASYLVDLVFLLTPERVAKKITDPNLIIREVRGENLTARHVEEALKLAEKVDAIVLGPGIGINEATKAFVSEFLEKVNKPIVIDADGLKIVAEHKESLKGKAFVLTPHSGEFYTLFGVKPEGSLEERAKLVMEKAKEIEGTILLKGPIDIISDGNGWYYNKTGNKGMTTGGTGDVLAGTVGAFLALGNNPLRAAQAAAFLVGYAGDLLKEEKEEAYTAIDVAEKIPRALKDVIGF
- the purL gene encoding phosphoribosylformylglycinamidine synthase subunit PurL; this translates as MFPHEEKYIRERLGREPNELEWAMLEVMWSEHASYKSSRPWLKLLPTKNEHVILGPGEDAGIIKFDDETWIVAGIESHNHPSAVEPYGGAATGVGGIVRDVLCMGARPIALLDPIRFGPLENDRNRYLFEYVVKGIADYGNRIGVPTVGGETEFDESLDNYTLVNVACIGIMRPEHLVHSYVTEAGLKLVLVGNRTGRDGIHGVTFASEELSENAEEEDRSAVQIPDPFTEKLLIEATLEVVYTGKVKALKDLGGGGLTCAASEMAGKKGFGAIIYADRIPLREPGMNVVEVMISESQERMLFAIRPEDVEILGKIFEKYGLEWAVVGETIEEPRFIVYWKGEKVADLPIDLLTDVPTIKWPLKKYKIEEDVETPQISLEEAFDRVWRSPNIIAKRWIWEQYDHEVQGRTVVKPGFDAAVLKINDEYGLAFVADGNPRHSYLNPYHGAMGAVAEVVRNLVSVGARPMALIDNLNFASPERPEVYWAFAETVRGLADAAKAFNLAYISGNVSFYNEVVDKPIKPTPVVAGLGKVKLEVIPKGPRRGDLIAVVGETKKELGGSELYRILGISKGVAPRVDLERERRNAYGVLELIESSLVSFVHDVSKGGIAVALAEISTWFNVGVSVKIKTNLKPVDFAFSESHGRYVITFPEESLEKVRRVLPVEVVGRIGGKEFELDINNEKVTKDVQWLRDIYWNELYRLMD
- the purQ gene encoding phosphoribosylformylglycinamidine synthase I — protein: MPRFAVIVFPGTNCDFETVEAIRKAGGKAERVWYQESIKDYDGVVLPGGFSYADYLRAGAIAARQRIMEEVREFVEEGRPVLGICNGFQVLTESGILPGALRPNKIPRFICRWVYLKVVDTNTAFTRLYEPEEVIRMPIAHAEGNYYIDDPSKVRVVFQYSDEKGNITEDTNPNGSVLNIAGISNEKGNVLGMMPHPERASDRFLGSEDGLRVFRSMVEWVKR
- the purS gene encoding phosphoribosylformylglycinamidine synthase subunit PurS, whose protein sequence is MKWRVRVLVRLKEGLNDPEGRVIGNALRNLGYKVEDLRVPKCFEFTLESERPEKEVEEMCKRLLANPLIHTWEYTIEPVK
- the pgiA gene encoding glucose-6-phosphate isomerase gives rise to the protein MYKEPLGVKVDFKTGIIPGAKKSVRRLSDMKGYFLDEKAWEEMVKDDDPVVYEVYAVEQEEKEGDLNFATTVLYPGKVGKEFFFTKGHFHAKKDRAEVYVALKGKGGMLLQTPEGEARWIPMEPGTVVYVPPYWAHRTVNTGDEPFIFLAIYPADAGHDYGTIAEKGFSKIVIEEDGEVKVVDNPRWKS